taatacaTTTAACCTCAAGTAATTTATTGCTAAACgacaaatactttttttttcctttaaaaaaatattcatgaaCAAATACAAGTCAGCCCAACCCCTTATAACCCCCATAAACCTGAACCGCACGTTTGCCCCATCTAGGAATACACGCCATAAGGCCTAACCAAGTCGCCACCGCCACAAACCAAAGTATTATATATCATTATGAAAACTAGGAAAAATAagtaacaaaattattttgtatttttatttttgagatggGTAAAGTCAAAGGATATATTGCTATTTTTCATGAACTACGCTCCCAGAGACTAACCTCATATGATAATTAATAATAAGCAAAGGGAAGGCTTTGTATATGTGAGGACCCTAGCTAGCTGGATCATGGAACCCCACTAACCCTTTTGTAGTTGATTACAACtactcattttacaactcactaTTTTCTAATCAATGACTACGAACCTTCCAAGTCTTTGTAGTATATAAATTGCTATCTATTGTATCAAAATCAAATCATTATCAAGGTAGATTCCAATATCATTGTCTCTACCGATTACATTTCCAAccagaaaaaatcaaaaatggCTTTTAGTCCTTCAAATGCTTCGGTGGGGCTGCAAATATCCTTGCTGCTAAGCTTTTTCATGGCTGCATTTGCTGGTCCATTCCTCGATTCCTTTGACTATAATTGGGGACAGAGTAATTCTCAGATGCTCAACAACGGAGACCTCCTTACGCTCTCCCTCAACAAGGAATGTGGGTCAGGCTTCGTGTCCAAGAATCAGTATGTTTATGCAAAGATTGACATGAATATCAAGCTTGTTGCTGGCAATTCTGCTGGAACTGTCACTGCCTACTATGTAAGTATATGCATATTGCCATAGAGAAATAACTCTTACACATATGTTAACACACAAAAatgtacacacacacaagatTTAATCTGAAATCATGACAACTTCATTTGAAATCATGGCTTCATAGTTTATATCGCGTGTGTACATTTGCGTGTAATAAACACCTCCTTGCCAATAACCTTTAGGTcagttgataatttttttaatccttcaACAAAGTCCAAATTTGAATGTATATATGTCTATAaatcatgtatatatattgcattttgtgtttttccctGAATATTCTTCATGTATTTTCCCTTGACTTACAATATTTCTATGTGCTCCAGCTGTCCTCACAAGGGCAATACCATGATGAGATAGACTTTGAATTCCTGGGAAACCTAAGTGGTGATCCTTACATCCTTCACACAAATGTCTTCGGCCATGGCCAGGGCAATAGAGAACAGCAATTCTACCTTTGGTTCGATCCCACTGCTGATTTCCACACCTACACCATCCTTTGGAATACCCAAGCAATTTTGTAAGAACACATGCATATCTTGCACAATTGCATTATATGTTAGACttatgattaaataattaaatttattattttctaagaaTTTACTATTGCACAATTTATCATTATACTTGTGAGTTTCTTGATTCCACGCAAATTAACTCTAtatactttcttcttctttttttctatattttagcTTCTATGTAGATGGCATCCCCATTAGAGAGTTCAAGAACCTTGAGTCAAGTGGTATTCCTTTCCCAAGTTACCAGCCAATGAAACTATACTCTAGTATTTGGGATGCTGATAACTGGGCAACAAGAGGTGGACTTGTCAAGATAGATTGGACCCAAGCACCCTTCACTGCATCCTATATGAATTTCAATGACAACAATGCTTGTGTTTCATATTATGAGACCATGACTTCTTGCAATACTCCAAATTCTAACCTCAACAACAATGGTTGGCTCTGGCAGACACTTGATTACAGTGACCAGGGGAAGCTGAAATGGGTTCAGGACGATTACATGATCTACAATTACTGTACAGATTCTAAGCGTTTTCCTCAAGGGTTTCCCCCAGAATGTTACGTCAACAACAAGTACTAGATGGGATGCACTCATAGTTTCTCCCTCTCTTCCATTTGATTTCCATAATTCCTTTTTGGCTTTAACTTTTCATTTTAATTCCATTTGATTTCCATAATTCCTTTTTGGCTTTaacttttcattttaaattatatattacatttgtTTGTCGTCCCAAATAAACATTGAATATTTTTACTGTGTGTCATAGGATGTGTACAATGGAAGAGCTAATGTTATCCCTATGTGATTtggaataaaaaacaattttggagTAATCTCATAGTGAAAGCTATTGTATTTATACATGTAATTGCATTATAAGTTAATGCATTCTTGATCTAtacaacaacataataaatcaAATATTCATAATGTGATACCCTAAATTGtgtgaatttaattggattggATTATTTAAGTGTGTTGCATACATGGGCATGTGCTGAGTCTTACATTAGATGTTTATTAGGTGGAGCTTGggtttataaatatttatgaagTCTCCCAATTGTACCTTGACTAGTCTATTTAGGGTATAAAGGCAAATCTTGCTAGCACTTTCCTTGAATTGTtgcacaaaatttaaaatcctAGCATTATTTAATATGCAAGCACCATCAAGTTCAAATAACCCCACATTATCACACCATAGTGCCCCTACAATTTTGACAATAGAATGATGCATCATCAAGAGACTTCCTATTATGTTTTGGAAAGTTTTGTGGAAGTTCATGTGTAGGGAATAAGCACAACTTGGTAAATTTTTCCATACCAGATTTTTCTAGCAACTAAGCAAGTAAGAAATATATCACCATTGAGAGAGATGAAGTTTAAtgatattgaatttaattgaaagtAGCCTCAATGCCAAGAACGTAATGAATGGAACCAAGATCCGTTAGTACTATGACTAATTGCTATTGACaaaaatatcatccacatacacaaGAACATATGTTCAACTGTTCAAATGTCACAATGACAGAATGTGAAAAGCGAAGTATCACGTATTTGGTAGCAAAAAACCTTGGGCCATTAAGAAGGTAGACAACCAATAAGGTTGGGGAGGTAATGTGGATTGACTAGGATAATTAATTTGAGGAGGGAATCGTATGAGATCAACAATAAGATTGACTCGTTCTGAATTTTGATGGTTCATAGAAATTGAAGTGAAATTTGGAGGAGACCTAAGCATTGGTAAGATATGAGAGAAATTAGGAATTTTTGAAAAGGAATGCTAagagtttgaatttttataCACAACTTGACTCGAGATTGCCCCTATATTAGTATCAACTATCAAATGATTCAAATCATGTAAAATATTGACCAATTGACATTTCTATATTTACAGTCCTCGTAGTGTGATTGAACCTAAACCCCGTTGTAGAGTTTGGACATATAGATATAAGATACATGTGGGAAATGATGTGCATACCatgttcaaataaaaattattattgttagaaagaaattaaaaaaatatttattaatttgataataataaacaacTAGTCTCTTTACACGTGCTTCATGAGAGACTtcactatttttaataaaaatagaacatttttaaattatacCCGCAATAATAGGAGGAATGAATTGAATAATCCTAAAACAGGACTGAATTGAACTTTAGAATTTAGACAAAATTAGAGGGTGCAAATTGTAATTTAGCTTAAAAATTATCTTAAACTTTTtagataggttttttttttttttttttttatgaaaattttttttagataggtTGATGGTGGGGAAGGGAGGAGACAGGATTCCAACTACAAACATCTTTTACTTtagtcatatataatatattaaggtGGCACTACATggaaattggtttttttttttaaaggattaaaccctCAAAAAGGGTGAATTGAAACAAGTCCAATTTTTCAATCAATAATTCAATTGGATTCTAATTGAGCCCCAATTTTATGCCAAGTGTACTTCCAATTATACTTTAGAGTTTATATTTAAATGACATacaaattcatgcattttttttttttttttgagaaacaaattcATGCATCTAAACATAGAAACTATAACAAAAGTAAGTTTGAATTTACGTAATACCATGAATCAGGGACCGAGCTAATTTTGGACGTGTGGGcagcgcccccccccccccccctaacaattgggttcaataaaattacacttaacCCTCCTTAATAATATCATtgatctttaaaataaaattaacaagccCAAACAAAAATTACCGATAGCAAACTTAAGCCCAACTAGCAACCCAAAACAAACCCATGCaagactaaaaaaaacaaaaaaggaaaaatctaaaTCAGATTCTAGCTAGGAAAGGAGAACACCCACGCGGCCACACAAAgacaccaaaaaaacaaaaaacaaaaaacaaaaaacctaacTAAAGACTAAAGCGAAGAGAAAAGAACACCCGACAACACGCTTAAGACCCAAaaaagggggggagggggggaaatagagagagaaaacctAAGCGGctaaagagaagagaagagagatttcgGTATATTTCACATAAGCAGGTAGGAGGAGCAGCGGCAGCACAGCACCGCCCCAGCCACCCAGATTTggtatatttctctctctctctctctctctctctctctctctctctctctcacacacacacatatttgaTGTCTAGTGCAGTGCAAAATATTGTTAACGCTTTGTTAGTTGATTTGATCATCTGGGTTGTAATTTCTATAACTAAATATAAATATCAaagattcaaacaaaaaaaacaaaaacaaaaaggcaaagATTCCAGCACAAAATACTAAACCTCAAATTTAATACAAAACAGAAAACAGAAAACCATTGAATTTCTTCTAATAAAAGATTCCAGCAacttaatattatattaattctttctatctctttcttctttgatttctctgtttcatttttttttttt
This genomic stretch from Castanea sativa cultivar Marrone di Chiusa Pesio chromosome 1, ASM4071231v1 harbors:
- the LOC142616996 gene encoding putative xyloglucan endotransglucosylase/hydrolase protein 13; the encoded protein is MAFSPSNASVGLQISLLLSFFMAAFAGPFLDSFDYNWGQSNSQMLNNGDLLTLSLNKECGSGFVSKNQYVYAKIDMNIKLVAGNSAGTVTAYYLSSQGQYHDEIDFEFLGNLSGDPYILHTNVFGHGQGNREQQFYLWFDPTADFHTYTILWNTQAIFFYVDGIPIREFKNLESSGIPFPSYQPMKLYSSIWDADNWATRGGLVKIDWTQAPFTASYMNFNDNNACVSYYETMTSCNTPNSNLNNNGWLWQTLDYSDQGKLKWVQDDYMIYNYCTDSKRFPQGFPPECYVNNKY